The following proteins are encoded in a genomic region of Nitratireductor sp. GISD-1A_MAKvit:
- a CDS encoding NAD/NADP octopine/nopaline dehydrogenase family protein, translating to MKVAVLGGGNGSYAAAADFAEAGHDVRWWRRDRASFADVEKAGGITLTDHEGSRKIAVVPTDDLAAALKGAELIVAPTPAFAQEDIATKLAPHLEDGQVIYLPPGTFGSYLMMKRIREAGSKADIAIAETGTLPWLTRKQGPLEVRVTTRASRLPTGVLPAKHTDHAIKAIAAVFPASIEPVEDALSGALMNAGPIIHPPLILMNAGPIEHFDRWDIHNEGTQPSIRRTHTALDNERMAIREALGYGAPHFPLADHYETSNWMYGNLAHDKLVDSGDWHEKLDLKSHRYMLEDVGMGLAFMVSVGEWAGVPCPVAAGLLAIAGAVAERDFRAEGRTMDKIGLAGESREAVQTMLREGL from the coding sequence ATGAAAGTAGCGGTTCTGGGCGGAGGCAACGGTTCTTATGCTGCGGCTGCGGATTTTGCCGAGGCGGGGCATGACGTCCGCTGGTGGCGGCGCGACCGCGCCAGTTTCGCGGATGTCGAGAAGGCAGGCGGCATCACCCTCACGGACCATGAGGGCAGCCGGAAGATCGCGGTCGTTCCGACTGATGATCTTGCTGCGGCGCTGAAAGGGGCGGAGTTGATCGTTGCGCCGACGCCGGCGTTTGCTCAGGAGGACATCGCCACGAAGCTCGCTCCGCATCTGGAGGACGGGCAGGTGATCTATCTGCCGCCGGGCACGTTTGGCTCCTACCTGATGATGAAGCGTATTCGCGAAGCGGGCTCGAAGGCTGACATCGCGATTGCAGAAACAGGCACACTGCCATGGCTGACGCGCAAGCAGGGACCGCTTGAAGTGCGTGTGACGACGCGGGCCTCACGCCTGCCGACCGGCGTTCTGCCGGCGAAGCACACGGATCACGCAATCAAGGCGATTGCGGCGGTGTTCCCGGCTTCCATCGAGCCGGTGGAAGACGCCCTCTCGGGTGCGCTGATGAACGCCGGCCCGATCATTCATCCGCCGCTCATCCTCATGAATGCCGGTCCCATCGAGCATTTCGACCGCTGGGACATTCACAATGAAGGGACGCAGCCTTCCATCCGCCGCACGCACACCGCGCTCGACAATGAGCGCATGGCGATCCGCGAGGCGCTCGGCTATGGCGCGCCGCATTTCCCGCTCGCCGATCACTACGAGACCAGCAACTGGATGTATGGCAATCTGGCCCACGACAAGCTGGTGGATTCCGGAGACTGGCACGAGAAGCTGGACCTGAAATCGCACCGCTACATGCTGGAGGATGTGGGCATGGGGCTCGCCTTCATGGTTTCCGTCGGTGAATGGGCAGGCGTGCCCTGTCCGGTGGCGGCGGGGCTTCTGGCCATTGCCGGCGCGGTGGCCGAGCGCGACTTCCGCGCCGAAGGCCGCACCATGGATAAGATCGGTCTTGCCGGCGAAAGCCGCGAGGCGGTGCAGACCATGCTGCGCGAGGGGCTGTGA
- a CDS encoding 3-hydroxybutyryl-CoA dehydrogenase, producing MADDVTIACIGAGRMGRGIAQCVAYAGHQVRLIDAKERDAEAFANLREEALDEIRTALASIAALGAFKVDAVPQIMERVRIVSLGEAAAGLSGARIVFEGVPEVTDAKRDAFALFDAHADGDAILASTTSTMLSTELAGFTSAPERFLNAHWLNPAFLMPLVELSRADETAEETTAFLRAYLEGIGKVPIVCKASPGYIVPRIQALAMNEAARIVEEGVASAEDVDKAVTYGFGLRFGVLGLLEFIDWGGGDILYYASRYLAGAFEDERYQAPEIISRHMEEGRIGLKTGAGFFDYSDMDVDAYRQRRMAAFLKALDNAGLVRPPKL from the coding sequence ATGGCAGATGACGTGACCATCGCCTGCATCGGCGCCGGTCGCATGGGCCGGGGCATAGCGCAATGCGTCGCCTATGCGGGCCATCAGGTGCGGCTGATCGATGCCAAGGAGCGCGACGCTGAGGCTTTCGCAAATTTGCGCGAGGAGGCGCTGGACGAGATCCGCACGGCGCTCGCCTCCATCGCAGCACTCGGTGCTTTCAAGGTCGATGCCGTTCCGCAGATCATGGAGCGGGTGCGCATCGTGTCGCTCGGCGAGGCGGCAGCGGGTCTTTCCGGCGCGCGCATCGTGTTTGAGGGCGTGCCCGAGGTGACGGATGCCAAGCGCGATGCGTTTGCGCTGTTCGACGCCCATGCCGACGGCGACGCCATTCTGGCATCGACCACCTCGACCATGCTGTCGACGGAGCTGGCGGGTTTCACCTCTGCGCCCGAGCGCTTTCTCAATGCGCACTGGCTGAACCCGGCCTTCCTGATGCCGCTGGTGGAACTGAGCCGTGCGGATGAGACGGCTGAGGAAACCACCGCTTTCCTGCGCGCCTATCTTGAAGGCATCGGCAAGGTGCCGATCGTCTGCAAGGCTTCTCCCGGTTACATCGTGCCGCGCATTCAGGCGCTCGCCATGAACGAGGCGGCGCGGATCGTTGAGGAAGGCGTTGCGAGCGCGGAGGATGTCGACAAGGCCGTGACCTATGGTTTCGGCCTGCGCTTCGGCGTGCTCGGCCTTCTGGAGTTCATCGACTGGGGCGGCGGCGACATTCTCTACTATGCAAGCCGCTATCTCGCGGGTGCGTTTGAGGATGAGCGTTATCAGGCACCGGAGATCATCAGCCGCCACATGGAAGAGGGGCGTATCGGCCTGAAGACCGGCGCCGGCTTCTTCGATTATTCCGACATGGATGTCGACGCCTATCGCCAGCGCCGCATGGCCGCCTTCCTGAAGGCGCTCGACAATGCGGGGCTTGTGCGGCCACCGAAGCTTTAG
- the dctP gene encoding TRAP transporter substrate-binding protein DctP gives MNQATTRSIARTIKNGLLATALTGIAFAGQASAEETLKAISAFPQSLAFSQSFKGFVDLVNERGKGVIQINYAGGPEMFPPNQQVDAVRRGVIDMQYGPASYYLGTMPEADAWVGSTVTAAKARENGGFGIMQEAFSKKLGVNLLAHLDTGVQFYIYTINEPKRTDDGGIDLDGQRIRSQPIYNSFFEALGAIPVSVPVPDVYTGLERSTFDGSGWPIVGIRDLSWDKFLRYRIDPGFFQTDLAVVVNPKKWESLSDEAKKIINDAAAEYEQTSYESFQKVIEETDKAVRENGMEVITLEGEAQAKFLDLAYDSAWKRMKDSGSEYYDALREAYYDR, from the coding sequence ATGAACCAAGCCACGACCAGATCGATCGCCAGGACCATCAAAAACGGCCTTCTTGCAACGGCGCTCACCGGCATCGCCTTTGCCGGGCAGGCCAGTGCGGAAGAAACGCTGAAGGCGATTTCCGCCTTCCCGCAGTCGCTTGCCTTCTCGCAGAGCTTCAAGGGCTTTGTCGACCTCGTGAACGAGCGCGGCAAGGGCGTCATCCAGATCAATTATGCGGGCGGGCCGGAAATGTTTCCGCCGAACCAGCAGGTGGATGCCGTGCGCCGTGGCGTGATCGACATGCAGTATGGCCCTGCCTCCTACTATCTCGGCACGATGCCGGAGGCGGATGCCTGGGTCGGCTCCACCGTGACGGCGGCGAAGGCCCGCGAGAATGGCGGCTTCGGCATCATGCAGGAAGCCTTTTCCAAAAAGCTCGGTGTGAACCTTCTGGCGCACCTCGACACGGGTGTGCAGTTCTACATCTACACGATCAACGAGCCCAAGCGGACCGACGATGGCGGCATCGATCTCGACGGTCAGCGCATTCGCTCGCAGCCGATCTACAACTCCTTCTTTGAAGCGCTGGGGGCGATCCCCGTCTCCGTTCCGGTGCCGGATGTCTATACCGGTCTGGAGCGCAGCACATTTGACGGGTCCGGCTGGCCCATTGTCGGCATTCGGGACCTCTCCTGGGACAAGTTCCTGCGCTACCGCATTGATCCCGGCTTCTTCCAGACAGATCTCGCCGTCGTGGTGAACCCGAAGAAATGGGAAAGCCTGAGCGACGAGGCGAAAAAGATCATCAACGATGCTGCGGCCGAATATGAGCAGACATCCTATGAGAGCTTCCAGAAGGTGATCGAGGAGACGGACAAGGCGGTTCGCGAGAACGGCATGGAAGTCATCACGCTGGAGGGTGAGGCGCAGGCGAAATTCCTTGATCTCGCCTATGACAGTGCGTGGAAGCGGATGAAGGATTCAGGCTCGGAATATTACGACGCACTGCGCGAAGCCTATTACGATCGCTGA
- a CDS encoding TRAP transporter small permease, which translates to MFLIRLYNRVITGLAVLGAASLVFISLAIIVDVVLRNTGFRPFQSTSAIVEYVMLFSTMAAAPWLVRNNGHVAISSFVGAMPETIRLLVGRVVLVLAILTLGLLCWRSAAVGLEMVQSRAVDMRSINIPSWVLYAMLSVGFGLMAMEFLRMLVRGETYTGSGGAH; encoded by the coding sequence ATGTTTCTGATACGTCTCTACAACCGGGTTATCACCGGGCTGGCCGTGCTGGGCGCCGCCAGTCTCGTTTTCATCTCGCTCGCCATCATTGTCGATGTTGTCTTGCGCAACACCGGGTTTCGCCCGTTCCAGTCAACCAGCGCCATTGTCGAATATGTCATGCTGTTCTCCACCATGGCAGCCGCGCCCTGGCTGGTGCGCAACAACGGGCATGTGGCGATCTCTTCTTTCGTAGGAGCGATGCCCGAAACGATACGCCTGCTGGTGGGGCGGGTCGTGCTGGTTCTCGCCATCCTGACGCTTGGCCTCCTGTGCTGGCGCTCGGCGGCGGTGGGGCTGGAGATGGTGCAGTCGCGCGCGGTCGACATGCGCTCCATCAACATCCCGTCCTGGGTTCTCTATGCGATGCTCTCCGTGGGCTTCGGCCTGATGGCGATGGAGTTTCTGCGCATGCTGGTGCGCGGCGAAACCTACACGGGCAGCGGGGGAGCACACTGA
- a CDS encoding TRAP transporter large permease subunit, producing the protein MAWYEATLLMIGGLLALMFFGMPVAIAFLAINIVGVFIFMGGMIGIDQLVANATTSVTSFALVPVPLFLIMGELLFHTGLAIRVFDALDKCFGGIKGRLSYLTVGGGTIFATLSGSSMANTAMLGTTLMPDMIKRGYKPHMIMGPILATGGLAMIIPPSSLAVLLGSLARIDVGALLIAGLVPGLVLALMFLATIRMQIALDPEAAPGYAAERASVSEIARALLIDVLPMGIVVFAVVGLILLGWATPTESAAFGALSVVVLAACYRTLSWEAVVRSLTGTLKVSAMMLMIIVGSTTFSQILAFSGASSGLIAFATSFELNAYVVLAIMFLVLLLLGMFMDQLSIMMLTLPIFMPLVALYGFDQIWFGVVMLLALELSLATPPFGLLLFVMVGVSPAGTTIGQVARAAMPYIACTLLLVVLLALFPQLALWLPGLIRS; encoded by the coding sequence ATGGCCTGGTATGAAGCCACACTCCTCATGATCGGCGGGCTGCTCGCGCTGATGTTCTTCGGCATGCCGGTGGCGATTGCCTTTCTGGCCATCAACATTGTCGGCGTTTTCATTTTCATGGGTGGCATGATCGGCATCGATCAGCTTGTCGCCAATGCCACCACATCGGTGACGAGTTTCGCGCTGGTGCCGGTGCCGCTCTTTCTCATCATGGGCGAGCTTCTGTTCCACACGGGGCTTGCCATTCGTGTTTTCGATGCGCTCGACAAGTGCTTTGGCGGCATCAAGGGGCGGCTTTCCTATCTGACCGTGGGCGGCGGCACGATCTTCGCCACCCTGTCGGGCTCCTCCATGGCCAACACGGCGATGCTGGGCACCACGCTGATGCCCGATATGATCAAGCGCGGATACAAGCCGCACATGATCATGGGGCCGATCCTGGCGACCGGCGGGCTGGCGATGATCATCCCGCCATCTTCGCTGGCTGTGCTGCTCGGATCGCTGGCGCGGATCGATGTGGGTGCTCTGCTGATCGCGGGTCTGGTTCCGGGGCTTGTGCTGGCGCTCATGTTCCTCGCCACGATCCGCATGCAGATCGCGCTCGATCCCGAGGCGGCACCCGGATATGCGGCGGAAAGGGCGAGCGTCTCCGAGATCGCCCGGGCGCTGCTGATTGATGTTCTGCCCATGGGCATCGTGGTCTTTGCAGTGGTCGGGCTCATCCTGCTCGGCTGGGCGACGCCGACCGAATCCGCGGCCTTCGGGGCGCTGTCGGTGGTGGTTCTCGCGGCCTGCTATCGCACGCTGAGCTGGGAGGCCGTGGTGCGTTCGCTGACCGGCACGCTGAAAGTCTCGGCCATGATGCTGATGATCATTGTCGGCTCGACGACCTTCTCGCAGATTCTCGCCTTCTCCGGCGCATCTTCCGGGCTGATCGCGTTTGCCACCAGTTTCGAGCTCAACGCCTATGTGGTGCTCGCAATCATGTTCCTGGTGCTTCTGCTTCTCGGCATGTTCATGGATCAGCTCTCCATCATGATGCTGACCCTGCCAATCTTCATGCCGCTGGTTGCGCTCTACGGGTTCGATCAGATCTGGTTCGGCGTGGTGATGCTTCTGGCACTGGAGCTGAGCCTTGCAACCCCGCCCTTCGGGCTTCTGCTCTTCGTCATGGTTGGGGTGAGCCCGGCCGGCACGACCATCGGGCAGGTGGCGCGGGCCGCGATGCCCTACATTGCCTGCACGCTTTTGCTGGTTGTTCTGCTGGCGCTTTTCCCGCAACTGGCCCTGTGGCTACCGGGCCTTATCAGGAGCTGA
- a CDS encoding aspartate/glutamate racemase family protein produces the protein MKIWYQSYVDYENGAGYWDELRKHLDAIVEPGTQIDIKGITPHDSYAHAIVEFRCAREVICNAVRAEREGYDAFIIGHFQDAGLYEARSVVDIPVLGMGEASMLHACQLGQRSGIVTINRRYIPWFHHQIGKYGLRERVTGVHAMDFEPGQILSAFGSDERLETVRALFEEQARPLVRDGVDVLIPGGGIPMLLFSQLQAHRVDGAPVINGIPIVVKLAEMAVKLKRLTGLGVSRTSDFVKPPEEIIEEFMNHPKGL, from the coding sequence ATGAAGATCTGGTATCAAAGCTATGTCGATTACGAGAATGGCGCGGGCTATTGGGACGAACTCAGGAAGCATCTCGATGCGATCGTCGAACCGGGCACGCAGATCGACATCAAGGGCATCACGCCCCATGACAGCTACGCCCACGCCATCGTGGAGTTTCGCTGTGCGCGTGAGGTGATCTGCAATGCGGTGCGGGCCGAGCGCGAGGGCTATGACGCCTTCATCATCGGCCATTTTCAGGATGCCGGCCTCTATGAGGCGCGCTCGGTTGTCGACATTCCGGTGCTCGGCATGGGGGAGGCCTCCATGCTGCATGCCTGCCAGCTTGGCCAGCGCTCGGGCATTGTCACCATCAACCGCCGCTACATTCCCTGGTTTCACCACCAGATCGGCAAATACGGCCTGAGAGAGCGGGTGACCGGCGTGCATGCCATGGACTTCGAGCCGGGGCAGATCCTTTCAGCTTTCGGTTCCGATGAGCGGCTTGAGACCGTGCGCGCCCTGTTCGAGGAGCAGGCGCGGCCGCTGGTGCGCGATGGCGTGGACGTGCTCATTCCCGGCGGCGGCATTCCCATGCTTCTGTTCTCGCAATTGCAGGCGCACCGGGTGGATGGCGCGCCGGTGATCAACGGCATTCCGATTGTCGTGAAACTGGCGGAGATGGCGGTGAAGCTGAAGCGGCTGACCGGCCTTGGCGTGAGCCGCACCTCGGATTTCGTGAAACCGCCGGAAGAGATCATCGAAGAGTTCATGAACCATCCGAAGGGACTATAA